From Marivirga harenae, one genomic window encodes:
- the hslU gene encoding ATP-dependent protease ATPase subunit HslU — protein sequence MNKNLFLTPKEIVAELDKYIIGQNDAKRNVAIALRNRWRRMNTPEDIQGEIVPNNILMIGATGVGKTEIARRLAKIADAPFTKVEASKFTEVGYVGRDVESMVRDLVEQSVNLVKAAKKEEVKEKASQAVEDIILDALIPPMKSANQRPVNTTADNQVPENDYELNQKTRERFREKLRNGELEDRKIDINVKTPANNGMGMVGGGMMDETSMINLQDMLSNMMPKKNKKRKVTIEEARKILIDEEVSKLIDMDEVKEEAIKKAENTGMIFIDEIDKIAKGSGNSSGGDVSREGVQRDLLPIVEGSAVNTKYGLIHTDHILFVAAGAFHVSKPSDLIPELQGRFPIRVELDSLTKADFLRILKEPKNALTRQYTALLKAEEVDLQFDDDALEELAEIAYQVNSEVENIGARRLQTVMSRLLNELLFDIPDKIGANAKVVITKQMVGEKLDGLVKDKDLSQYIL from the coding sequence ATGAACAAGAATTTATTTTTGACACCGAAAGAAATCGTTGCAGAACTTGATAAATATATTATTGGACAAAATGACGCTAAACGAAATGTGGCGATTGCCTTGCGTAACCGATGGAGGCGTATGAATACACCTGAGGATATTCAGGGAGAAATTGTACCCAATAATATTTTAATGATTGGAGCAACGGGTGTAGGTAAAACAGAAATTGCCAGAAGATTGGCAAAAATAGCAGATGCCCCATTTACGAAAGTGGAAGCATCTAAATTTACAGAAGTGGGCTATGTTGGGCGCGATGTGGAAAGCATGGTGCGTGATTTGGTTGAGCAATCAGTAAATTTAGTGAAAGCTGCGAAGAAAGAAGAAGTGAAAGAAAAGGCTTCGCAAGCAGTGGAAGACATTATTTTAGATGCCTTAATTCCACCAATGAAATCAGCAAATCAGCGCCCTGTAAACACTACAGCTGATAATCAAGTACCTGAGAATGATTATGAGTTAAACCAAAAGACTCGTGAGCGATTCAGAGAAAAATTGCGAAATGGTGAACTGGAAGATAGAAAAATTGATATCAATGTGAAGACTCCTGCCAATAATGGCATGGGCATGGTAGGCGGAGGTATGATGGATGAGACATCTATGATCAACCTTCAGGATATGTTGAGCAATATGATGCCGAAGAAAAATAAAAAGCGAAAAGTAACCATTGAAGAGGCTAGGAAAATATTGATTGATGAAGAAGTTTCCAAGCTTATTGATATGGATGAAGTGAAAGAAGAGGCCATCAAGAAAGCTGAAAACACTGGAATGATTTTCATTGATGAAATTGACAAAATTGCGAAAGGAAGTGGGAACTCAAGCGGTGGTGATGTTAGCCGAGAAGGAGTACAAAGAGATTTGTTGCCAATTGTGGAAGGTAGTGCAGTAAACACAAAATATGGACTTATACACACAGACCATATATTATTTGTGGCAGCTGGAGCATTCCATGTAAGCAAGCCCTCTGATTTGATTCCTGAATTACAGGGTAGATTCCCAATCAGGGTAGAACTGGACAGCTTAACGAAAGCCGATTTCTTAAGAATTTTAAAAGAGCCTAAAAATGCGCTGACAAGGCAATACACGGCCTTATTGAAAGCAGAAGAGGTAGATTTACAATTTGATGATGATGCCTTGGAAGAATTGGCTGAAATAGCATATCAAGTCAATTCTGAGGTAGAAAATATTGGAGCAAGAAGATTGCAAACTGTCATGAGTAGATTATTAAATGAATTACTATTTGATATTCCAGATAAAATTGGAGCCAATGCCAAAGTAGTGATTACTAAACAAATGGTAGGCGAAAAATTAGATGGTTTAGTGAAGGATAAAGACTTGAGTCAGTATATTTTGTAA
- the lon gene encoding endopeptidase La, with the protein MDSIFKHQQVFSDINDDETGELIQLISTDEENSMREEELPDQLPILPIRNTVLFPGVVIPITVGRQKSIKLVKKAYKGDRIIGVVAQSNSKVEDPGKDDIYGVGTVARILKMIVLPDGNTTIIIQGKQKFAVKEIVQEDPFLISTYEELNDEELDPKQKSNKAVIQSLKDAASKILKLNPEIPQEAQVALDNIENPNFLTHFLSSNINSDVAEKQKLLEKTNAKEKATLLLEFMLKDIQMLELKNEIHKKVHTDIDQQQRDYFLRQQIRVLQDELGQDSPDQELDNLRLKAQEKKWSKEVQKHFDKEIDKLSRINPQAAEYPVAMNYVELLLELPWGELTKDNFDLKRAKKILDRDHYGLEKVKERIIEYLAVLKLKQDMKAPILCLYGPPGVGKTSLGKSISDALGRKYVRMSLGGVHDEAEIRGHRKTYVGAMPGKIVQNMKKAGKSNPVYILDEIDKVNSDFRGDPSSALLEVLDPEQNETFQDNYLEVEYDLSNVLFVATANSLDTIHPALRDRMEIIEVTGYTLEEKVEIAKKHLIPKQKKEHGLKAKDVSFSRKAIAKVIEDYTRESGVRGLERTIGKIVRNIAKSIAMEEEFNSKIEPADVLRILGAESFEKEIYQDNETAGLVTGLAWTSVGGEILFIESSLSRGKGKLTLSGQLGDVMKESAMTALSYLRSHAEELGIHHKIFDHYDLHIHVPAGAVPKDGPSAGIAMITSLASIFTQRKVKSRLAMTGEITLRGKVLPIGGLKEKILAARRAGIKDVILCQRNKKDIDEIDSRYIKGLNIHFVDQVSEVLEIALLKEKIKNPIDFVIPEEDNKKTVPASTL; encoded by the coding sequence ATGGATTCAATATTTAAACATCAACAAGTATTTTCAGATATAAATGATGATGAAACTGGTGAGTTAATCCAACTCATTTCAACAGATGAAGAAAACAGTATGCGAGAGGAAGAATTACCTGATCAACTTCCGATATTACCTATCCGCAATACTGTTCTTTTTCCAGGAGTAGTGATACCAATTACCGTAGGAAGGCAAAAATCTATTAAGCTGGTGAAGAAAGCTTATAAAGGCGACAGAATAATTGGAGTAGTAGCCCAATCAAACAGCAAAGTAGAAGATCCTGGTAAAGATGACATTTATGGCGTTGGAACTGTTGCCAGAATCCTTAAAATGATTGTTCTACCAGATGGTAATACCACTATCATTATTCAAGGGAAACAAAAATTTGCAGTAAAAGAAATTGTACAGGAAGATCCATTTCTGATTTCTACTTATGAAGAATTGAATGATGAGGAATTGGATCCTAAGCAAAAATCCAATAAGGCAGTTATTCAGTCTTTGAAGGATGCAGCAAGTAAAATTCTAAAGCTGAATCCAGAAATTCCACAGGAGGCACAAGTTGCTCTAGACAACATAGAGAATCCAAATTTCTTAACTCATTTTCTTTCTTCCAACATAAATTCAGATGTAGCTGAAAAACAAAAGCTGTTGGAGAAAACCAATGCTAAGGAAAAAGCAACGCTTCTCCTAGAATTTATGCTTAAGGACATCCAAATGCTGGAATTGAAAAATGAAATCCATAAAAAGGTTCACACTGATATTGATCAGCAACAGAGAGACTATTTCCTTAGACAGCAAATCAGAGTGCTTCAGGATGAGTTAGGACAAGATAGTCCTGATCAGGAATTAGATAACCTAAGATTAAAAGCTCAGGAAAAGAAGTGGTCTAAAGAAGTACAAAAACATTTTGATAAAGAAATTGATAAGCTTTCACGCATTAACCCACAAGCTGCAGAGTATCCTGTTGCAATGAATTATGTCGAGCTATTATTAGAATTACCTTGGGGAGAATTGACGAAAGACAACTTTGACCTAAAAAGAGCCAAGAAAATATTAGATCGTGATCATTATGGTCTTGAAAAAGTCAAAGAAAGGATCATAGAGTATCTTGCTGTTTTGAAATTAAAGCAGGATATGAAAGCCCCTATTTTGTGTCTTTACGGACCTCCAGGTGTTGGAAAGACCTCATTGGGAAAATCAATCTCCGATGCATTAGGCAGGAAATATGTACGTATGTCGCTAGGTGGTGTACATGATGAAGCTGAGATTCGAGGCCATAGAAAAACATATGTGGGCGCTATGCCTGGGAAAATCGTCCAAAACATGAAAAAAGCAGGAAAATCTAATCCTGTTTATATTCTAGATGAAATCGATAAAGTTAATTCTGATTTTAGAGGAGACCCTTCTTCTGCTTTGCTTGAGGTTTTGGACCCTGAACAAAACGAGACTTTTCAGGATAATTATCTTGAAGTTGAATATGACTTATCAAACGTATTATTTGTTGCAACAGCAAACTCTTTAGATACCATTCATCCTGCACTAAGAGATCGGATGGAAATTATTGAGGTGACTGGGTATACTTTAGAAGAGAAGGTAGAAATTGCTAAAAAACACCTTATACCTAAACAGAAAAAGGAACATGGCTTAAAAGCTAAAGATGTTAGTTTTAGCAGAAAAGCTATTGCAAAAGTAATTGAAGATTATACCCGTGAATCAGGTGTTAGAGGATTGGAACGAACAATTGGTAAAATTGTGAGAAACATTGCCAAATCCATAGCAATGGAGGAAGAATTCAACAGTAAGATTGAACCTGCAGATGTATTAAGGATCTTGGGTGCAGAATCATTTGAGAAGGAAATTTACCAAGATAATGAAACTGCTGGATTGGTGACTGGTTTGGCTTGGACATCAGTAGGTGGAGAGATTTTATTTATAGAGTCAAGCTTGAGCAGAGGGAAAGGTAAACTGACGCTTTCTGGTCAATTAGGGGACGTCATGAAAGAATCAGCAATGACTGCTCTCTCCTATTTACGATCTCACGCAGAAGAATTAGGAATTCACCACAAAATATTTGATCACTACGATCTGCACATCCACGTTCCGGCTGGGGCAGTACCAAAAGATGGGCCTTCGGCTGGAATCGCAATGATTACATCATTAGCATCAATCTTCACGCAAAGAAAAGTGAAATCGAGATTAGCTATGACTGGTGAGATTACTTTGAGAGGGAAGGTATTGCCAATTGGAGGTTTGAAAGAGAAAATTTTGGCTGCCAGAAGGGCTGGAATAAAAGATGTGATCTTATGTCAGCGTAATAAAAAAGATATTGATGAAATTGATTCTCGCTACATTAAAGGTTTAAATATTCACTTTGTGGATCAAGTAAGTGAAGTATTGGAAATTGCTTTATTGAAAGAGAAAATCAAAAATCCGATTGATTTTGTGATTCCCGAAGAGGATAATAAAAAAACAGTACCTGCTAGTACCTTATGA
- a CDS encoding SDR family NAD(P)-dependent oxidoreductase, with protein MKKSLFIITGASKGIGRGLAEKALKTGAEVWGINRTHFIEHENYKALTYDLSNIPTLLEKLPQIFSNTSGFQKIVLINNAGTLGDIEHLGEIDCKSIPALFDLNVNAPLLLMNQFIRDLKDNESEKIIINISSGAGKNAVDGWSGYCASKAALDMASKVAAKEAEMDGTGFIIKAIAPGVVDTEMQTQIRNTNEKSFSGVDKFKNLKADNQLSSEAEVAEKYFHLINNLGQYTDVILDVRQV; from the coding sequence ATGAAGAAATCACTATTCATTATAACAGGAGCAAGCAAGGGTATTGGAAGAGGATTGGCTGAAAAAGCCTTAAAAACTGGGGCTGAAGTATGGGGAATCAATAGAACTCATTTTATTGAGCATGAAAATTACAAAGCATTGACTTATGATTTGTCTAATATTCCTACGCTTCTTGAAAAATTGCCTCAAATATTTTCGAATACTTCAGGTTTTCAAAAGATCGTATTAATAAACAATGCCGGAACTTTAGGGGATATTGAGCATTTAGGAGAAATTGATTGTAAAAGCATTCCCGCTTTATTTGATTTAAATGTAAATGCTCCTCTCCTTCTGATGAATCAGTTTATACGTGATTTGAAAGATAATGAAAGTGAAAAAATCATCATTAATATCAGTTCTGGAGCAGGTAAAAATGCTGTTGACGGCTGGTCAGGATATTGCGCTTCAAAAGCTGCATTAGATATGGCTTCAAAAGTAGCAGCGAAAGAAGCTGAAATGGATGGAACCGGCTTCATCATCAAAGCTATTGCACCTGGAGTAGTAGATACTGAAATGCAAACACAAATTCGAAACACTAATGAAAAATCCTTCAGTGGGGTAGATAAATTCAAAAATCTAAAAGCAGACAACCAGCTAAGTAGTGAAGCAGAAGTAGCTGAAAAGTATTTCCACCTCATTAATAATTTGGGTCAATACACGGACGTCATTTTGGATGTAAGACAAGTGTAA
- a CDS encoding OmpA family protein, producing the protein MKKLGFLFLFLPYLISAQNEQILYQLVELNKEVNSRYHESAPLVTPDNQRLYFTISNHPENNEGRDNSQDIWYSDKQADGSWGQAIHMESPFNKRKFNQVYTILDEGNALFIRGGRNKNKDGFSIVTKDNKGWGKTEELEVEDYEEMNQGVFSGATISQDRSAIIIYMNERSKKPYSDLYLSMRKADGNYSKPIMIKSLSTYKDEFGPYLTENDKVMYYASNRDGGMGGVDIWKVKRLDDSWLNWSEPENIGTPINTDGFDSYFSVDETGNNAFTTRTYVSADGSNMNVYGLIPKAKIIVKGQVFNAASKEPLAVYLTAEPEGSKALNFDVKSDGKYKFTTYQNKNFSFISAKIGYEQLNETLDLTNILKDTVINKDFYLTPIETKVTLNGLITDARTLNPVNAKVIVKKKNFTDSAGTRFKDGGYAINLNGAGDYEIRVLSDEYEDIIEAFSVKIPEGEYTYEIRKDYQMNKAYKPYLISGIVIDEKSKEPLEAELSFEIQDSTFSSLTSNTDGTFQLKVPKHGELVIRGKKINYLNLEDSLTIGDNQDFREYSTTLEMSPIEVGKTVIINNIYFNFDKTTLKEVSFPELDRLTDLMIQNAGIKIDIIGHTDSKGSDDYNLTLSEGRAQSVMEYLIEKGIASDRMTAKGMGETAPINSNDTDEGRAKNRRVEFTIVAK; encoded by the coding sequence ATGAAAAAGCTAGGATTCCTCTTTTTATTTCTGCCCTATTTAATTTCTGCACAAAATGAGCAAATTCTTTATCAATTAGTAGAACTCAATAAAGAAGTTAACTCACGCTATCATGAAAGTGCTCCCCTTGTCACTCCTGATAATCAAAGACTATATTTTACCATTTCAAATCATCCTGAAAATAACGAGGGACGGGACAATTCTCAGGATATATGGTATTCGGATAAGCAAGCGGACGGAAGCTGGGGTCAGGCCATACATATGGAGTCACCATTCAACAAAAGAAAGTTTAATCAGGTATACACGATTTTAGATGAGGGAAATGCCTTGTTCATACGAGGAGGAAGAAATAAAAATAAAGATGGCTTTTCGATTGTAACAAAGGATAATAAAGGTTGGGGCAAAACGGAAGAGTTAGAAGTGGAAGATTATGAGGAAATGAATCAGGGTGTGTTTTCAGGTGCAACTATTAGTCAGGACCGCAGCGCAATCATAATCTACATGAATGAACGTTCGAAAAAACCGTATAGCGACCTTTACTTAAGCATGAGAAAAGCAGATGGCAACTATTCCAAACCCATAATGATAAAGTCTCTTAGCACCTATAAAGATGAATTTGGCCCCTATTTAACCGAAAATGATAAAGTGATGTACTATGCTAGTAATCGAGATGGTGGGATGGGAGGAGTGGATATCTGGAAAGTAAAAAGACTGGATGACAGTTGGCTGAATTGGAGCGAACCAGAGAATATTGGCACTCCTATTAATACTGATGGATTTGACTCTTACTTTTCTGTTGATGAGACTGGGAATAATGCTTTTACAACCCGAACTTATGTGAGCGCTGATGGAAGCAACATGAACGTATATGGCTTAATTCCTAAAGCAAAAATTATCGTCAAAGGCCAGGTATTCAATGCAGCTAGCAAAGAACCTTTAGCCGTCTACTTAACTGCTGAACCTGAAGGTAGCAAGGCACTAAATTTTGATGTTAAATCCGATGGAAAATACAAATTCACAACCTATCAAAATAAAAACTTCAGTTTCATTTCTGCAAAAATAGGATATGAACAATTAAATGAAACCTTAGATTTAACAAACATTTTGAAGGATACTGTAATTAATAAAGATTTCTATTTAACTCCAATAGAAACAAAAGTTACTTTAAACGGCTTGATTACGGACGCTAGAACCTTAAACCCTGTAAATGCTAAAGTAATCGTTAAAAAGAAAAATTTCACGGACTCTGCTGGGACTAGGTTTAAAGATGGTGGTTATGCAATCAATTTAAATGGTGCTGGAGATTATGAAATCAGAGTTCTATCAGATGAGTATGAAGACATTATAGAAGCATTTTCGGTGAAAATACCAGAAGGCGAATACACCTATGAGATCAGAAAGGATTACCAAATGAACAAAGCTTATAAACCCTACCTTATTTCTGGCATAGTGATAGACGAAAAATCTAAAGAACCATTAGAAGCAGAGCTTAGCTTTGAAATTCAAGACTCTACTTTTAGTAGTTTAACTAGCAATACTGATGGTACTTTTCAGCTCAAAGTTCCGAAGCATGGCGAACTAGTCATTAGGGGTAAAAAAATAAATTATCTGAATCTGGAAGACAGTTTGACCATTGGCGATAATCAAGATTTTAGAGAGTATTCTACTACATTGGAAATGTCACCTATTGAAGTAGGTAAAACAGTAATCATAAACAACATCTATTTCAATTTTGATAAAACCACACTAAAAGAAGTTTCATTCCCGGAATTAGATCGGCTGACAGATTTAATGATTCAAAATGCAGGTATCAAAATAGATATTATTGGGCATACTGATAGCAAAGGCAGTGATGACTATAACTTAACTTTAAGTGAAGGCAGAGCGCAATCAGTAATGGAATACTTAATTGAAAAAGGAATTGCATCAGATAGAATGACTGCGAAAGGGATGGGAGAAACGGCTCCGATAAATAGCAATGATACTGATGAGGGCAGAGCTAAAAACAGGCGAGTAGAGTTTACTATTGTGGCAAAGTAA
- the porQ gene encoding type IX secretion system protein PorQ, giving the protein MIGKKVIVILIIFSLTGSISFGQIGGLRAFEFLEKPNHARVAGLGTANVSSNAGDVNMVWQNPALLNSEMDGQLSFSVNPYFANIYNSQVTYAQEFENLGLFSFGVSYFHYGQFEGFDNTGARTEDFSASDYAIQISHSREDGVFRYGSSLKFVGSQISGFNQSAILVDLGGAFVHPDEELSFGLVIKNLGFFTSKYVVGNRNLPFDIQVGGTYKPEFMPFRFSLTLNRLYQYDLSYFDESLLSDDDNVVFTDVNNNSPNTFDKIFQHLTIGTEVVLGKNVNLRAGYNHLIRQSLRAEQVGGAGGFTFGVYFQTKKFNMAYSNAIYQAGGFAHFITLGSNLKEFVKKKS; this is encoded by the coding sequence ATGATTGGAAAAAAGGTCATAGTAATCCTCATTATTTTCAGTTTGACTGGTTCAATTTCATTTGGTCAAATTGGAGGATTGCGTGCCTTTGAATTTTTAGAAAAACCTAATCACGCTAGAGTTGCTGGTTTGGGAACTGCCAATGTAAGTTCAAATGCAGGGGATGTCAATATGGTGTGGCAAAACCCTGCCTTGCTAAATTCAGAGATGGACGGTCAGCTGTCATTTAGCGTAAATCCTTATTTTGCTAATATTTACAATAGTCAAGTGACCTATGCTCAAGAATTTGAAAACCTAGGTTTGTTTAGCTTTGGTGTTAGCTATTTTCATTATGGGCAGTTTGAAGGTTTTGATAATACAGGAGCGAGAACTGAAGACTTTAGCGCGTCTGACTATGCCATCCAGATTAGCCATTCAAGAGAAGATGGAGTTTTCCGATATGGATCTAGTCTGAAGTTTGTAGGATCTCAAATTAGTGGATTTAATCAGTCCGCTATATTAGTTGATTTGGGTGGGGCATTTGTCCATCCTGATGAAGAACTGAGTTTTGGATTGGTTATTAAAAACTTAGGCTTTTTCACATCAAAATATGTGGTGGGAAATCGAAATTTACCTTTTGATATACAAGTAGGTGGAACTTACAAACCTGAGTTCATGCCCTTCCGTTTCTCACTAACATTAAACAGGCTCTATCAATATGATCTAAGCTATTTTGACGAAAGTTTGTTGAGTGATGATGATAATGTGGTATTTACGGACGTGAATAATAATTCCCCCAATACATTTGATAAAATATTTCAGCACCTTACCATTGGGACAGAGGTAGTTTTAGGGAAAAATGTAAATCTAAGGGCTGGATATAACCACTTAATAAGACAATCATTGAGGGCTGAACAAGTTGGTGGAGCAGGTGGTTTTACATTTGGAGTTTATTTCCAAACCAAAAAATTTAATATGGCTTATTCAAATGCCATTTACCAGGCGGGCGGTTTTGCGCATTTTATAACGCTGGGAAGTAATTTGAAAGAATTTGTAAAAAAGAAATCATGA
- a CDS encoding OmpA family protein has protein sequence MKHAFKYCFFLTLFFISIDLSGQFNPQVELSKKEAEKLFPFYFPNVNQFNFYVDENAMNRIERAQENKNWEKFKDLLEDYVKKFATENFYKDTRLIWQLAKMEELYGDFETAKSLYRLALKHHQSRIDLKQMEIFMDSVQLEQTDDYVPIDYYYELVDFRKSIDTLVPPRGILLSMGKQINSNMEDYAPALTLDNKTMIFTSKRSLSGSLLSNNSNEDLYIAIQEDGMWQDAVQLRDINSRYNEGSATLNADGNQIIFARCGSPDGFGNCDLYETHLQEDSTWSSAINLGPNLNSKAWDSHPSLSVTGDSLFFASDRIGGFGLSDIYFSIKDEDGNWTRARNLGPVVNTRGNEVSPFIHPRYKILYFSSNGHLLNFGGFDIYKANSKLFLWDEPQNIGPLINTEGDEYYFTIDSDSEDLFYAGSSSMRSRNLDLFSFPLPMEAQPGASTTVSGVVTDTVQGKPFRGIVSIVDIENGIEIAPKFTREDGSFEFNLINNANYVMVVQSDKLFRIEEMFFLSGDTVMNKNIDPVSSKIRFKSIEFEENSSKLRPDMYSDLDKVVDFLLDYPEFKLKISGHTDSSGDELRNKSLSQERADAIRDYIIILHPIEENRVVAVGFGNNQPVVKDEKTDDDRRLNRRVEFEIYRPESE, from the coding sequence TTGAAGCACGCATTTAAATATTGCTTTTTCCTAACCTTATTTTTTATTTCAATTGATCTATCAGGTCAATTCAATCCTCAAGTAGAATTATCAAAGAAAGAAGCCGAAAAGTTATTCCCCTTTTATTTTCCCAATGTAAATCAATTTAATTTTTATGTGGATGAAAATGCCATGAATAGAATTGAAAGAGCACAAGAGAATAAAAACTGGGAAAAATTTAAGGATTTGCTGGAGGATTACGTCAAGAAGTTTGCAACAGAAAACTTCTATAAAGACACACGTTTGATCTGGCAGTTGGCCAAGATGGAGGAACTCTACGGGGATTTTGAAACTGCAAAAAGCTTATACAGACTCGCTTTAAAACATCATCAAAGTAGAATTGATTTAAAGCAAATGGAGATTTTTATGGATTCTGTTCAACTTGAGCAGACTGATGATTATGTCCCGATCGATTATTATTACGAGTTGGTAGATTTTAGAAAATCAATTGATACCCTTGTGCCCCCTCGCGGCATATTATTAAGCATGGGCAAGCAAATCAATTCAAATATGGAAGATTATGCTCCGGCTTTAACTTTGGATAATAAAACTATGATTTTTACCTCCAAAAGGAGTTTGAGTGGGAGTTTATTGTCAAACAATTCTAATGAGGATTTATATATAGCAATCCAGGAAGATGGAATGTGGCAAGATGCCGTTCAATTAAGGGATATTAATAGCCGATATAATGAGGGTTCAGCTACTTTAAATGCGGACGGTAATCAGATTATCTTTGCTAGATGTGGTTCTCCAGATGGTTTTGGGAATTGCGATTTATATGAAACGCATCTTCAAGAGGATAGCACTTGGAGTTCTGCAATCAATTTAGGTCCAAACTTGAACTCAAAGGCATGGGATTCTCATCCATCTTTGTCCGTAACCGGTGATTCACTGTTTTTTGCTTCAGATAGGATTGGGGGATTTGGTTTGTCAGATATTTACTTTTCTATAAAGGATGAGGATGGTAATTGGACAAGAGCTAGAAATCTCGGCCCTGTGGTGAATACCCGAGGGAATGAAGTAAGTCCCTTTATTCATCCACGATATAAAATTCTATATTTTAGTTCGAATGGTCATTTACTAAATTTTGGAGGCTTTGATATCTATAAAGCTAATTCGAAATTATTTTTGTGGGATGAACCTCAGAATATAGGGCCATTAATAAACACTGAAGGTGATGAGTATTATTTCACTATCGATTCAGACTCAGAAGATTTATTTTACGCTGGTTCCTCTTCAATGAGAAGCAGAAATCTAGATCTATTTTCTTTTCCTTTACCCATGGAAGCGCAGCCTGGTGCAAGTACTACCGTATCAGGAGTAGTGACTGATACAGTTCAGGGTAAACCATTTAGAGGTATTGTTTCCATAGTAGATATTGAAAACGGAATTGAAATTGCACCAAAATTTACAAGAGAAGATGGTAGTTTTGAGTTTAATTTGATTAATAATGCAAATTATGTAATGGTTGTGCAGTCTGATAAATTGTTCAGAATAGAAGAAATGTTTTTCCTTTCTGGAGATACAGTGATGAACAAAAATATTGATCCCGTCTCAAGTAAAATACGGTTTAAATCGATTGAATTTGAAGAAAATTCTTCCAAATTAAGACCAGATATGTACAGTGATTTGGATAAAGTAGTTGATTTCCTGTTAGATTATCCAGAATTTAAGCTTAAGATATCTGGTCACACTGACTCTTCAGGAGATGAGTTACGGAATAAGTCATTGTCTCAAGAAAGAGCAGATGCAATTCGCGATTACATAATTATTCTCCATCCTATTGAAGAAAATCGCGTGGTAGCTGTTGGATTCGGAAACAATCAGCCAGTGGTTAAAGATGAAAAAACCGATGACGATAGAAGATTAAACAGGAGGGTAGAGTTTGAAATCTACCGTCCAGAATCTGAGTAG